Within Neoarius graeffei isolate fNeoGra1 chromosome 21, fNeoGra1.pri, whole genome shotgun sequence, the genomic segment TTTTTTGCCTTTCAAGGTGCAAATGGTTTTAACTGTTATAAATGTTATTATTAATGTAAATAAGATTTCTAAATCTGGGTTCTATAGATTTTTACAAACGTTTAATAATAACGATAATGATAAAACATTATAGTATTGTTAAATTGAGAGGATACGGTTGAAAAGATGCAAGGTAGGTGCATCAGTTAGGATCCTGGAGTCAGCAAATTAACTGTGTACTTCTGAACCAAAAATAACGAGAGGGAGGATTAAAGGATCGGCGAGAGATAGAAGACTTCAGTTCGAAATGGACGAAGTGATGTTTGTTTGCTGCTTCACATGACGGCGCGCAGCCGTGGTTGATCTCCGAGGCTgtagctgtgtgtgtctctggagcGCGGAGTCCGAAGTCCATGAGAAGCCATCGAGAGGTTTTTCCTGGCAAAGCCATAATCCTGACAGGTGCCAGGTCTGAGAACTGGCCTTATTATTTTGTTTTCAGCCTCCTTTTTCCACACTCGAGGAATTTCTGCTTCTCGACTTGGACTACAGCACCTCAGATCACGTTTGATTTTGATTTTATGGGATGTTGAAGATCCTGGCATGCAGAGACACGTCTCTGTGTACTGTcacgcactttttttttcttttttttttcattgctaTGATTCGCTGCTTTTTTACTTCATTTAATTTTGCAATCTGTTCAATCAGGatgctgcttttttttcttcattacaATACAGGAAAAGCTTTATTTTTGCTTCAAGATTTTTGCTCGCCTTTTCTAAAGCTTGTGGGTCACATGTTCGAGATCCATGAACGCATCACACTGTGTCTCATCTATAAGAGTATTACTCCAGGCTGCTCACGTGAACGAGGCAAACCCACCATCGTAGGACGTTTTTACATCAGCGTGGGCCGTAACGGAGGCCTCGCACAGCCACCGTCCGTTTCACAAAACGCTGCCTTGTACATCAGCTCGTGTTGAATCGAGGCAACTCGGGGATCAACGTCTCGGAACTTTAATACAGGATGAACCTGTGGACTCCACGCTCATCCGACAGTGTTATCAATCAATGCAAACCGGCACAGGCCCAGAGGTCACCACCAACACAAGGCCTTGATTCACTGCATAATgtttaattcattttttatttatttttttgggggaggtgttattctttttaatattaatttattattgaagTGTGAGAGGTGCGTACTATTTCTTGTTGAAGCACACAAAGTTCCGAGTGTCTGCAGTAGAACCTTTTTTATATCTACTGTGGTGTTCTAATAAAATGTTTTTGAATTCTGAGTTTACTGTTTTATATTTTCTttcttgatgaaatcaatcaaaTTAAAAGTACATCCTTTACAACTAGTTACAGATAACCGACTGGACACTGAAGTGTCATCCTGTGTCATGGCCTCGGCCCGTGTAAAGAGATGCCGTCAAGCAAAGCTGCCTTAATGATTATACattcaggacactttttcgatggaataaaaacacgtgttctattcccttctagcgggtttcattcattcataaaataCGTAATGGCCTTGCACCTCAATACCTAACTTGTCTCTTGAACGATTACTCTACAACTCGATGTCTGAGGTCCACTACGAAGAATCTCTTGGCTGTTCCGTGCACATATACAAAAACTTATGGAGATCATGCTTTCTCTGGAATGCTCTCCCTGTTGAGCTTAAAGACTCTCCTTCAATAGATAGTTTTAAATCCAAGTTAAAGACATTTTTAAGTGATTAACCaccatgattatttttttttattagctaTTCGTATATTTTTTATGATTCTTACTATAAAAAGCATTGAGATTTCTGTGAATATGCGTTTTTAAGAAATAttatttggttcaatagcatgcaatattgttagcatatcgcttatcctacatgtactaCATCACTCTaaacaatggagaatgagcgttgaatatgggttacaatattgcatggctgtcaagacaacatgacgtcacacggcggagacgtaaaacttccgtgctagcgagtgactgggacaatttgtaaataaacaaacatggccaccaggtttgcttcgttaaatatagattttgagaggattttgaaagagacacacattgaacacccaaaaagaatgtggattaataataataataataataataatagctggctttttttcatggtcgaagacgagttcaagagCATGCTAGCTGAACAcaactgatataccacaaaaaaaaaagccagccaatattaaataaactatacaaagaTGTATTTGGTATGAGAACCAAATTTTTCTCCATCAAAAGCTACTCTCAGCTGCTAATCTTGCATTCATATGAACAGCAGCTGCAGCAGTGTAATTATATGAACGTACTTTTTATTCAGAACAAAATCAAACCACTTTATTACACTTACAAGTGTACAGGTTAATATCATATTACATCGTTGTGCGCTAACGGGCTCGGGTGCGTTTTAGAGGCTGTGTGGATGTGGATAAGACCATATCACCTGCTGCAGCCTGTGGAAGTTTACACTATGTACATTTGTATGGTGGGAAATGAAGGAAACGCTCCCAGTgatttgacagaggaagaaatgAATGCTGGGAAACGGGAGTTCCTGATGTATGAGACGTAGTTAATCTCACACACTGGCTAAGTGaggctcttcttcctcctcttcctcctcctgttGACCTTTTttctacaaaaaagagaaacttgCACTAGAAAAGCTCTTCTTTATGAAGTGACCGCATTCTTATTTACAATTAATTTAAGAACTCTAATACAATTAAAGCACTTGCTCACCAGTTTGAGGAAATCGATCAGTTTATAAGCGTCCTCTCCAGTGGACAGGTCTAGGAAGTCTCGCGGGATTCGATAAGACAAACACGGACTTGGCTGGACggttacttcgctggtggtgtaacGGAAAGCAGGACCATCCTGTTAACACAAGGTGCACTCTTTCTTTTATACCGCAACGCTGATGAATTCTCGACTTACAGTGCAAGGCGCGTCACATCTTtatattaaaggggaacagagggcaatatatagagtaaatataacaataaaacacacattaacgaaccttattcaagacttacaaaagtttttttgttctaaggttggaaagttatagtgttttgaaagtagctcgaacaaactatttccgcagtttgaacagcccgccatgatattaattttatccaatcggaatgcacgttcattttctctgcgtaacactcatgatgtatgtatgtgcccagttgtgttggctcattgaggttgggaatagcacgtgtgaaatacctgtttctgcctcttgtgacgatttcgcaagtccacgggtggtgcccatctcattgcagcaaataaattctgctggactcgtgagcaactccacgttacattttccgcacgagcaccacgccgtgtcacctgcacgcagacgctctgccccacgctcgccacgcccatggtcagcatcagtctcatcctcgccgtcatccgagctttcttctcttatttcatcaccggagtcgagagtacctctcctagctattttaagttcgtttcttaagacagggattttttaagatgttaccttgacagtttcggcgagaatcttccgccttcttcaaaacagtcaccagatgtgtcctgggggagcgacctgacagcaggaggcgtgagctacctgtcaaattgggcgggatgttcacgcctccgtagcgtaacatcagctgataaggcacgtcaccactcgacatctggtgactgttttgaagaaggtggaagcttcttgccgaaactgtcaacaaggtaacatcttaaaaaatccttgtcttaagaaacgaacttaaaatagctttagttagacataatgaacttccactacatagtacctctcctaggttcgaactggtacccttctaagccatagcctgcttgcagtgtgtcttgcgggatctcttcgtatgattcgacagagctgtcgctttcacttgatgcgcccgacgccatgattacacgcttctctcctctatttcggagagttccgctagtgcagtgggtagcgctgacgtcacggtcttttaaaaatggcgactcttgtgcggtttagcgtataaaatattatatttacaattaccaagatatttcgttgttttctagtatataaatttgatagaatacttaagaatacgttactttgtcacattatatttggtacccctttaaatgtCGTCATTCGTATAATGAGAGTTTCCTGTGTTCTTGCTAAAAGGCTTTCAGAAGATTAGGGTTTTTTTCCCTTCATTGTAAAGCATTGCAGTAAACAGTCTCAATCTCATCAATAAAAGGTGTTTGTCATTAAGTTTTAAGGCTTGATGAACTTTTCGTGCAGTACCTGTAACGAAAGATTGGTTCCAGATGTTAACTCCTCCCACGTGAAGAGCAGCGAGTCTGTAACCTCGCCATACGGGTTAAAGTCGATCAGCCACACGCGACCCTGTTACACACAGAATATGAACACTTTCTTTCCttcaaaacacagcacaataaatATCACTTATAATATAATAGTAGTGCAAGTTCAGCTCTCACCGTGCTGTCTCTGTACACATCCAAGACAACTGGAGGAGGGAggggaaccacacacacacacacacatgactacgtcataactctggtaaaatgttcaCTTTGTCGCTCATTTGCGTGTGTAATTTATCAGAAGTGACTCACAGTCGTCGTTAGGGAACTGGTGCTGAATGTTCTCCCTGAAGAACTGCTGGATGGATGAGGAGATGCTCGCTTCCTGTTTGGAGATGTGCTGGTAATGTTGTGTGTAGTCCCTCTGAGAGATTCCTGTAAAGCCGAGATCAGAAACGGGATCACATCTTTCTCAGAGGGGGAACAAACACGAGCACACTGAGCCAGAAGCATTAACGTACTGAATCAGATCCTGACTGTAGCTTGTTATATATTAAAGGAAGAAGTATGCTTAAGTTTTAACACCCTCTTCTGGCTGAAGTGCaaatacagtttaaaaaaaaaaagcctacacCATTCCATCCCTCACACTGTCGTTAAGGAAGGACACATCGATTCATGTCTGTTTAATAAGGCGTAGAGGGGATATCATACGCGGCTTCTTGGTGCTTCCTGCAACCAAGTCTTTATATTGTAGCTCATGATCTAAGAGTATTTGGCATATTAGGGCCATTgaaggttgaaaaaaaaaaaaaaaaacctgaggcaaGGGGTAATATTAAAGTCAAACTTACAAGCAAAAATATCTCAtgtttcctggctgcagtgcattctggggaaTGTAGGAGAATCTTTTAGCACTTTTCTTTTCTATTGTGTGATTGAGGTGGAAGGACAacatttcctataactctcgAAGTTGATTCAAAATTGCACAGCACAGTGATGTGGTGCCTTGACAAAACCCCGCCACTATTtctccaaggtttttttttttccccttgtaaaTTGTGTGACTTCTTAAATTttattcttgggggggggggtttccctcAAAATTTGTGACTTAAGCTTGAAATTTTGTCTTTTTAAATCTCAAtttagttaggttttttttttttggtcataaatttgtgacttcataatcttggaatttctgtgtatttttttttccttgtaaatttgtgacttcttgATCTCATTCTTAGCCGTTTGTTTCTCAAAATTTGAGACTTCTTAAGCTAGAAATGTGTCAATCTCTGAATCTGAATTTTTTTcttcttaatcttggaatttctgcgaTTTTTCTTGTGAGTTTTGTGACTTCTTAATCTCaaatttttagggttttttttttcctcaaaattgGAGACTTCTTAAGCTTGAATTCTGTCTTTAATCTCAGAATGaggtttttttctcaaattttgtgacttcttaatcttggaatttctgcctTTTAATCTTGGAATTGTAGTTTCTTCTGTCTTTTTAAGCTCGgaattgtgtgtgggggggttcctCATAAATTTGACTACTTTACCTTtgaatttctgactttttaaatCTTGCAATTTGAGTTGAGTTAAAAGTCAAATAAAAGTCAAATTTGTGACTTATCTTGGAATTTTTTACTTTTTAATCAGGGAATTTCTTAGGTCCCAGTCCCACCCCGCcccaaatttgtgactttttgatCTTAGAATTTGTCTTTTAAATCTTGGAATTTTTCCTCAGTATGTTACCCcctgggacggcacggtggtgtagtggttagcgctgtcgcctcacagcaagaaggtccgggttcgagccccgtggccggcgagggcctttctgtgcggagtttgcatgttctccccgtgtccgcgtgggtttcctccgggtgctccggtttcccccacagtccaaagacatgcaggttaggttaactggtgactctaaattgagcgtaggtgtgaatgtgagtgtgaatggttgtctgtgtctatgtgtcagccctgtgatgacctggcgacttgtccagggtgtaccccgccttttgcccgtagtcagctgggataggctccagctcgcctgcgaccctgtagaacaggataaagcggctacagataatgagatgagatgttaccccCTGCCTCAGCTCGCTTTATTAGCCCTAATTCGCTCAAACTCTTCTGAAaaccaaatttcaaaaactgatgacTATATAAGACACAAATATAAGATTAATAAATAAAGTACATAAGATACAGTATGTAAAAATACAAATCTCAGATAAGTCCATCATTTTGCACGTATGAGAAGTCAGTGTCAAGAGTGTAAAGTTCACATGCACTTATGTTTGTAAGTTCACGTTATGTTTATATAAGGATTACTGATCATATGAAAttccacagcgctgttgaattctcgactctgattggtcagaaggtgttgattaatcttCTATAACAGCAACTCTGAGGCTTTTGTCGATAAATCACAAGTTCCTATAGTGACATCTAATTGACAGGGACTTGTTTGGAGGACGCGTCACAGAGCCCAAGTGATTTTACGACGGTGTAATGAAAAGGTTTAACGGAgttgatatggtgatgttttctatgaggagatgtttaacatttatggaaggagtgtcCAGGGTCAGAGCTTTAACACTCAGGAGGTTTTCCACCATCACAAACTAAATCATCAGAGACGCTGGTCAGATTATACGGTGTGCGTTTATTTGAATTGTTTAAATGAAAGCTGAATTCAGAGAGAAATGACTCTATGGTCATGTGGTGGTGGTTTCATACCAATCAGCTTGTTCTCTTTCACAAAGCAGCGAAATTCCCCTCCAGGAATGAGCTCACTCCATTTCCTCAGCACGAGCTGGACAAGAGCAGACGAACAGAGATGTCGGAGTATAAAGGAAGCACTTTTGAATGTAatgctccgtgtgtgtgtgtttgtttcaccTCATAGTGTATAACAGGGTCTGGAGAGTCGTCGCTGCACTGAAGGAACCTGCCACAGAAAAGAAGAGAAGCTTTGAGTCTTAAACACAATGCAGTAACAGATCTGTATGAGGAAGATTTCTAGAACCGGTTCACTTACGGCTGTGTGAGATCGTGCGTGATGAAGTCGGAGCTTTTAAACAGGAGGAAGATATCGCTGAGACTCTGACACTGCAAAGAGCTATTCAGGGCAATCCAGTTAGCGTCCTACACATCAGAAGAAACAAACAacatgaacacaacacactggagtTATTAATCAGGAAATGCAGCAGaatacaagttaaaaaaaaaaaaatcaaaaacatcattagttcaggcggcacggtggtgtagtggttagcgctgtcgcctcacagcaagaaggtccgagttcgagccctgtggccggcgagggtctttctgtgcggagtctgcatgttctccccgtgtccgcgtgggtttcctccgggtgctccggtttcccccacagtccaaagacatgcaggttaggttaactggtgactctaaattgagcgtaggtgtgaatgtgagtgtgaatggttgtctgtgtctatgtatcagccctgtgatgacctggcgacttgtccagggtgaaccccgcctttcgcccgtagtcagctgggataggctccagctcgcctgcgaccctgtagaacaggataaagcggctacagataatgagatgagatatgatcgTTAGTTCAAACATGAGTTTATCTTGTTCTTGTGCAAAAGTGCCAGGAacttacagtgttgccagattaaaCAGAACCCCTTGCACATTTACTACAATTTAAAGCTTGTGTGTTACATTTCTCTGTGCAAACATATTTAGCGGGACATGCTGTGATGGGAAAATAATCGACACAGCAGGGTTACTGTTATAACCCCAAACTAATTAATTTCCTACAAAAGCACActgcaaagtgttttattcctcttacagcacagcaatttgccaaaacAAGATTcgttttatgaatgaatgaatgaatgaatgaatgaatgacgtcctttttatccatttagagtcACATGTAATGTTGTGGTACATCCATGAAACAGGTTCATTCTGGTTATCACTTATAAATGATTAAGGCTGGTTAGAGAAcagagttaataagacaaaaaaacaaaacacaacaagtAGGACTCGACATTTAACTCTTTAATCCACTCGTCCATTCAGATCATCAGTAAGATTTTCCACTTGTTCTGACCAGAACCTTTTATTactctgtatttactagttcagtgaaaggaaagtgattaacaaagtttatccAAAAAGCAAATATAGCTATGATGATCattatgatttataatttttcaataaaactcaaactttaacaataaacaaaaactatccaaagccccattatggtgtgtgtgttgttctaacccatgacctgatctgcagttttaagagttagactcacccaaagtCAAAGCTTCtgcaggaaataaagttaaatcttgattaatccagtaaaacctgaagtataaattaatttaaagaatagaaaagaaaacgagttggacatgataagggggacagaatcacgttgtgaatgaagaaaaaccgtgagtgagttcggcactgtcgtaaacttcccccgaaatattttaacacgtttgtgatggttaatgtgaaccatacaaaaaaaaaaattacagtgaaatgaagattcaccacagagatTTATTTTACTGAGGTATTTGATCACTATTTTGATGAAGTCTAATAATCTACAATTACATATTacgacgtggttatttttacacacacgcacctgctgcactcggcttccctggaattttgtaaacaataacacggctggatcactgaggggattgaactagttttgttggaactagcTTGAATAAGTTCTATAAAAAtgctgattttcaacaaataaatATTCAACTCGTCCCATCTGACAGGCAGATGaggatttgacttgtccagatcaaacatttggttgtcccggacagtcggactaccgttaatgtcgagtCCCGTCATGGCACCAAGAAACAAAGCTCAAAAAACAGAAACTAGGATTACAGAGCGCTGGCACTAGAAACTCCTTCCATTAACGTGAAATAAAATTCTctgtacagaaaacttcaccatattcaCAATTACATACTTAAgctgatttttttattatatcgacagtcCATCACACAAAGACTATAGAAACGGTACCATATTAGAACACATTAATATAACCCTGTGACATGAAGCTGTACCAGTGTCAGACAAAGTTAAAcaacagcttctgaccaatcacagtcaAGAACTCAACAGCACATTTCATTTGTATTTAGTGTTCTTGTGTATTTACTTTCAGGTCACCATCACAGTTTTGTTTTAATGTCAGGTTTACACGAGACGCCGTGAGTGTTCTGCTCACCCGTGGGGCGCTCCAGTTCAGTTTAGGGAAGACGCGTCCACCAAGGGAGTTTATAGCTTCCTGAACTTCTGAGCTAAATTCTGGGAATTCTGGAGCCTGTAAAATAATAAAGGAAACTTGCTATACACAATCACAGAATAAGTCTGAAATATCAAGAAGTGAAAAGCACAGAGAATGGAAAATTAGAAATACTACAACAAGAGAATAAAACTGTGGGACATAAAGATGTTTTCAAGCTACTTTTCATAGAATTATGGGGGAAGAAGAACATGTAAATAAACATCCTAGATGATTATGCtggtattataaaatctatcaaaaCACACTCACCGTGACGACGGTTGTTGTCTCATCGTCAGACCACTGGGAAAGAGAGCATTCAGACACAGAGAAACCGGTTTACACACGAGACATTTGTTTGATCTGTTTATTAGTCTGCTTTGTTCTCTCTAATTTCTCTGTTTTAAATGTTGGAAATCAGCAAGCAGGATGCTTTCTACTGCGTTTTCTTTAACATGAGATTCGTATTTCCCTAAACATGAGCTCATGGTTGTgggtgagtgggtgggtgagcAAGTGAGGGAGGGAGGTGGTGAATGAGCAGGTGGGTGGGTGAGCAAGCAAGATGGTGAATGAATGAGTGGGTGAGCGAGgtggtgaatgagtgagcgaggtGGTGAATAAGgtggtgagtgaatgagtgagtgagtgggtgggtgagcAAGCAAGGTGGTGAATgaatgggtgggtgggtgagtgagtgagcagggtggtgaatgaatgagtgagtgggtggTTGAGTGAGCGAGGTGGTAGGTGAATGGGTGGGTAGGTGAATGGGTGAGTGGGTGAATGGGTGGGTGAGCGAGGGGGTGGGTGAATGGGTGGGTGAGCGAGGGGGTGGGTGGGTGAGCGAGGGGGTGGGTGGGTGAGCGAGGGGGTGGGTGAGGGAGCGAGGGGGCGGGTGAGGGAGCGAGGGGGCGGGTGGGTGAGCGAGGGGGCGGGTGGGTGAGCGAGGGGGCGGGTGAATGGGCGAGGGGGCGGGTGAATGGGCGAGGGGGCGGGTGAGCGAGGGGGTGGGTGAGGGAGCGAGGTGGTGGGTCAGTGAGGTGGGTGAGTGAGGTGGTGGGTgaatgggtgggtgagtgagGGGGTGGGTGAATGGGTGGGCGAGCGAGGGGGTGGGTGAATGGGCGAGGGAGCGAGGGGGTGGGTGAATGGGCGAGGGAGCGAGGTGGTGGGTGAATGGGCGGGCGAGCGAGGGGGTGGGCGGGCGAGCGAGGTGGTGGGTGAATGTGCGGGTGAGCGAGGGGGTGGGCGAGGGAGCGAGGGGGTGGGCgaatgggtgggtgagtgaggtggtgggtgagggaGCGAGGTGGTGGGTgaatgggtgggtgagtgaggtggtgggtgagggaGCGAGGTGGTGGGTGAGGGAGCGAGGTGGTGGGTGAGGGAGCGAGGTGGTGGGTGAGGGAGCGAGGTGGTGGGTGAATGGGTGGGTGAGCGAGGGGGTGGGTGAATGGGCGGGTGAGCGAGGGGGTGGGTGAGGGAGCGAGGGGGTGGGTGAATGGGCGGGTGAGCGGGTGAGGGAGCGAGGGGGTGGGTGAGGGAGCGAGGGGGTGGGTGAATGGGCGGGTGAGTGAGCGAGGTGGTGGGTGAATGGGTGGGTGAGCGAGGTGGTGGGTGGGTGAGCGAggtggtgggtgggtgggtgggtgagcgAGGTGGTGGGTGAATGGGTGGGTGAGCGAGGTGGTGGGTGAATGGGTGGGTGAGCGAGGTGGTGGGTGAATGGGTGGGTGAGCGAGGTGGTGGGTgaatgggtgggtgagtgaggtggtgggtgagggaGCGAAGTGGTGGGTGAATGGGTAGGTGAGCGAGGGGGTGGGTGAATGGGTGATGATGTCACCCACCTGAACATCGTCCTCGATTTCTGATCCGCTGTTGTTGTTCTGTGAAGGTTGATTATTGTTGTCGTTGCTGCAAATATGAGCTACAGCTTTATCATCTGGATCATCAATAATTAGAAATAGATTTAATGaaagaattaattaattaaagacTAAGAACTCTCACCTTCCCGAAACCACTAATGTTCCGTCATCCAAAAGGTAATCGATTACATTCTGAGGCAGAGGAAGAATCAAGCTGGGGGGAAACAGAAATGTACAGGTCAGTATGACAGAAACAGTAGCACCATGACAACTGTCTCAGACAGCGTCCACACTTATGGGGTTTAAGGGGAAAAACTGATGGAAGAAAATAACAGATCAGTATAACCTTTACTGTCATTtaatataaatatgcaggtgattatagaaaattgtatGCACCaactggttgagaaattcagactattcctCGATAATCACttcgagcaactcggcaaaatggcagccaattgctTCATCactgtgaggaagaattacaaatgatgaaaggaaaccctgttcctaaaagcactaaagaggcTACAAAGTTTGGCCTAAAACTATTCAaatgtaaggtggaattgtgatttattttatcgagctcaaaacaaagtattttatgtgactcgccgTACATGAGTGATAAGTCTGCGCCgccccgttattacatttgcatgctgcttttgaagattgaaatatggtaattttttttaaaatacaatttaaaaattttttaataattacctgtgtatttatactaaaacaattattcacctcaggctcagtgaatattggtgaataataaccttgactccgTCTTGATTATTATTCATCGATAATTATTATTCACTTCACTTTCagtgaataattattaaataaaaaaaagcataatCCTGATTTCTGTTGCTCTTTTGAATATTTGCCATCAATGCAGCACGGCTAAGGAATATCAAAACAAATCTCAGGATTTTCTACATAAAACGACAATTTGGTTATAAAAACATCTGCATCACATTTGAACACCttagctttttatttatttaaatattttaaaaagattATATTATATGAAACTCTGTTGCACCATGTGATTGTGTACATTTTGGATATCATGAATATTgctatagttgtttttttttttgtttaaataataatgggaagtcatggcctaaaggtttgagaagcagcttcaggaccaaaaggttgccgtttTGATTCCCTGaagcagcaggaatggctgaag encodes:
- the cdc123 gene encoding cell division cycle protein 123 homolog; protein product: MKKEQVANCQFSVWYPLFKKHTIKSLILPLPQNVIDYLLDDGTLVVSGSNDNNNQPSQNNNSGSEIEDDVQWSDDETTTVVTAPEFPEFSSEVQEAINSLGGRVFPKLNWSAPRDANWIALNSSLQCQSLSDIFLLFKSSDFITHDLTQPFLQCSDDSPDPVIHYELVLRKWSELIPGGEFRCFVKENKLIGISQRDYTQHYQHISKQEASISSSIQQFFRENIQHQFPNDDFVLDVYRDSTGRVWLIDFNPYGEVTDSLLFTWEELTSGTNLSLQDGPAFRYTTSEVTVQPSPCLSYRIPRDFLDLSTGEDAYKLIDFLKLKKGQQEEEEEEEEPHLASV